The Leptodactylus fuscus isolate aLepFus1 chromosome 5, aLepFus1.hap2, whole genome shotgun sequence genome segment agaaaattactgtgaaacaaaaCACATtaggttttgcctctgatttaaataaaaggtgatctaagcaatagacattccccaaaatggtataactaaaaattacatctggccccacaaaaaaaaaaaacacaaacaaaaaaaaaatgctccatggatctccgtacagctgcagggtcacctgtcaatgtggccttgcagctgttacaaaactacaactcccatatattaaatattttaccattttttttgcttcaaaattttttttccctattttcctcctctaaaacctaggtgcgtcttatagtccgaaaaatacggtatacactCATTATATGTCCCAAAAGCGAACTTGAACCCGGGATCTCAcgtccccagtgcaatgtacaaCAATACAAAGTAAACTGCCAGAGTCAGAGTATCTTCTGACCGCGGCGGCTGCTCCTGGCCCTCAGCTGCGTAACATAGACAAGTGCTGGAGGGAATGTCGCTGGCACAGCTCCTGTGCCCATGACATTACAGCACAGGTATATTATGGCGGTGAACGTTATTCACTCAGCACGACATAATATTACAGTGCAGAGCGGGAAGGGTTTAAAAACTTATAACTGCCAAATTTTtcctaggaattttttttttttttaccctcacATAAACAGTACGGTACTTTACAAAGTTACTCAGAAATGCATATTTCTTTAGCTTTCAGTCACTGATGGGACGGCCCAGAAGACTCAAttactcctaagcatagaaagaatcctattaatattataaatgtgaaagtttgtgagtttgtgtgttcggatgtttgttagtcaatcacgctaaacccgctcgaccgatttggctgaaattttccacaaacatagttaatacaccccactgtgcaataggctacttttcgtcacaatagcgcacatacgtttgtgccaggacccccacaaaccccaaactcacaccaccatctctgcaatctcacacactttggaccatagcaagccacaaaattcatattgccctctgcagcctcgcccctaaccccacacaatcacatatacatagactttaccactttgcccctcaccttaacgatactccaggaggttctctttaacgctccggagcagccatgtttgccgacccccaccgctctgacaatccgcgacaccgcccacccatgtcaattcccctaggcggtctaataaatgcaaaaaattttttttaaaaaagtaaaaaaaaatattaaaaacaaacaaaaaaaaggattaaaaattcaaatcacccccctttccttagaacacatataaaagtagttaaaaactgtgaaacacatacatgttaggtatccccatgtccgaaatcgcccgctctacaaggatatacaaatatttttcctgttcggtgaacaccgtagcgggaaaaatggtcaaaagtgccaaaccgccattttttcactgttttgattctgataaaaatttgaataaaaagtgatcaaagcaataacatttcctgaagatggtagaactacaaagtacacccggtcctgcaaaaaaagacgccctatacatccccgtacacgcacgtataaaaaagttacggctgtcggaatatggcgacttttcaaaaaaattttttttaacagttttggatttgtttttaaggggtcaaaatgtaaataaaaccatctaaatttggtatccccggaatcgtaacgaaacacagaatacaggggacatgtcattttggttgcacagtgaacgccgtaaaaccaaagcccgtaagaaagtcgcagaaatgcattttttcttgaaatcccattttgaattttttccctgcttcacagtacattatatagaataactagctggtacccgcgactttgtctgcggtgattgtagaagtgggtatatacaggtgtgggtaaggttttcgtagtgtgtataaggtatgggatatgaaatgtaagtttgtatcttgtttttgctgtaattcagagaatacatgagacttttgtgttgcagttactttgtatttgagctgctatatatacggtgttgtgagaaactttacatagtgactttgggacagaagtatttgaagttaaccccttcccgtcgatggcattttttgattttggtttttcatttttgactcccctccttctaaaccccataacttttttatttctccgctcccagagccatatgaggtcttaatttttcttgggacaaatttttcttcatgatgccaccattatttattctatataatgtactatgaagcaggtaaaaaaaattcagaatggggtggatttgaccaaaaaatgcatttctgcgactttcttacgggctttggttttacggcgttcactgtgcaaccaaaatgacatgtcccctgtattctgtgtttcgttatgattctggggataccaaatttatatggttttatttacattttgaccccttaaaaaaatccaaaactgtgttaaaacctttttttttgaaaagtcgccatattccgacagccgtaacttttttatacgtccgtgtacggggatatatagggcgtctttttttgcgggactgggtgtactttttagttctaccattttcggggaaatgttattgctttgatcactttttattcaaatttttatcagaatcaaaacagtgaaaaaacggcggtttgacacttttgaccatttttcccgctacggcgtttaccgaatgggaaaaatatttgtatagctttgtagagcgggcgatttcggatgcggggatacctaacatgtatgtgtttcacagtttttaactacttttatatgttctagggaaaggggggtgatttgaagttttaatcctttttatttgtttttatatttttttttacttttttttaaacttttttttttgcatttattagaccgcctaggggtattgacatgggtgggcggtgtcgcggattgtcagagcggtgggggtcggcaaacatggctgctccggagcgttaaagagagtctcctggagtatcgttaaggtgaggggcaaagtggtaaagtatatatatatgagattgtgtggggttaggggcgaggctgtagagggcaatatgaattttgtggcttgctatggtccaaagtgtgtgagattgcagagatggtggtgtgagtttgggttttgtgggggtcctggcacaaacgtatgtgcgctgttgtgacgaaaagtagcctattgcgcaatcgagtgtattaactatgtttgtggaaaatttcagccaaatcggtcgagcgggttttgcgtgattgaggaacaaacatccaaacacacaaacccacaaacatccaaactcacaaactttcacatttataatattaataggattaatggtggcatcatgaagaaaaatttgtcccgcaaaaattaagacctcatatggctctgggagcggagaaataaaaaagttatggggtttagaaggaggggagtcaaaaacgaaaatcaaaaaatgccatcggcgggaaagggttaacttcaaatacttctgtcccaaagtcactatgtaaagtttctcacaacaccgtatatatagcagctcaaatacaaagtaacttcaacacaaaagtcacacgtattctctgaattacagcaaaaacaagatacaaagttacatttcatatcccatcccttatacacagtacgaaaaccttacccgcgcctgtatatacccacttctacaatcaccgcagacgaagtcgcgggtaccagctagtagagaAATAAGttacactgaatcttttcccacaaacctacaCAGTAATCTGCTCAGTTTCTcttgctgcctgcagattacacGGCTCAATgccacaggttccctttaagtaccaAAATAGTCTATATCCTTAAGAGGTTAAAAAATGTTAatctcatacaacccctttaaataaaggtaagttcacatgaggttttttggtcaggattttgaggccgtatccgcctcaaaatcctgaccaaaaagacgtttcccattgaaatcaatgggagccggtcagttttttttttccgggagctggaacaaatggctcccggaaaaaagaactgaccggctccaattgatttgggaaaaagaagcgacatggtcattctttcaggcggattcatctggcgacatccgcctgaagacactccctcctcccgactaggcccattcatttgggcctaatccggagcggagttcgcgactggatgccggtttttggtccggaacctgaggcggagtctgcctcaggttccggaccaaaaaaccccatgtgaacttaccctaagtgtatGATGAGCATAGTGTTCTACTGAATGTGTACTAGTTGACAATACCACATCAGCTGTTGacatatattacttttttttattgatagtaaaacacaaaaaaatatatgtaaaaacaaaGACTCGTAGATTCACTGAGTTGTATGGAGCTGGGCTTGTATCCGCTGCAAGCAAGCCACCTCAGCTGGAGTCCTCAGGTACTGCTCTATCTCACTGTCCAAAATCTCCTCATCCCCTGTAACTTCTTGGTGCCCATTGGGAAAAGCATTATGGTAGGTTCTCTTTTTTGGCTTGGTTACACATGGAGGTAGGAAGGGAGCAGCAGGCTGCTGTGCATCACAAGGCTTGCCTTCATCTGACTTTGTGGTGGACGCCTCCATAGCTTCCATCGCTTTCCTGAGAAGATAATTCTGGTGCTTTAAGATGTCACCCAAGTGATAGACCACCGTTTTTTTATTAATTGTTAGCATCTTCAGCCACGGGAGCTGTGAGGACAGCTTTAGTAAAGTTTCTTTAAATTCTTTTAGTCGCAATAATGCTGGTTTAGGCAAAGCTGTATCGGCCAACTTGCAAAATCGAGTAATATTGCAGGACAGCCTTTGTAGGGGTTTGAGGGACTGCCAAGAGAGATAGGCCGCTGCTGTTACGAGGGGAACGGGTTGACGTCCAGTGACGAGCCAGGTCTCACTGGCTAGCTCCAGTATTTGTAAAGTCCGCTCCAATACTTTTGCTAGATCCTCTGCATATCCCTCTGGGACATCGGAAGGATCTTGGAATAACTTGAAGCTGCGGATAATAAGAATATAATTAAGATGGTGCTTATAGCAGAAAACACAATCATGTGACCCTATGAACGTGACAAATCCCAAGTCGAACTTTTTCGTATATATTTGTCAATCTACCTATCTCAGATattcactatatatacacacaaacatgGACACATGGGGCCCTGGGACTCAATTTTGAGCAGGAAAACATTTGTATGGAATTTGTGCTCTTATTTGACGCGTACATAGCACAGTCCTGATGTGTGTATTCTTATTTAAGACCAACTATCACTACCAAGGTAGCGTAATCCATGTAACCTTACACTGGATCCCACCACCTTTCAACTCCAAAGAAGTCTGCATGTGTGCCACCACGTCAATGACACATGGAACTGAACTACAAAAGAAGCAGTGGCCGGTCACTTGACAGAGAAAGGGTTAATGTTGGCAGGTACTTTACTAGCGGACCCGTAGTCACCCATCATGTTTATGGATACAGTGGATGTCTGCAGCCTAACAAGGCCCAGTTAAGTTTATTTTTAACTCTGTGCATCCTTAAATCTTCCCCATAATCTAGGTTAGATTACCTTTGGCAGTGACTTTTGGCCAGATCCTGAAGACTCAGAGTTGGTAAATCTATCTTCAAATCTTGAACCAGTTCCGTGAACGCAGTGCTGAGGAGTTCAAGTTTGGAGTAAAGTAGGGCAGAGATGGTAGCTATAGTTATAGGCCAGCCATGCTGCCtgcatgtgatgtacacacagcagCCCATGATCGCTTCCTTCTTCTCACATCTAGCACCGTGGCACATTGGGAGATAGAAGGCACGCTCATAATAGGACACTGACGAATCTGCAAAGGAGTCTGGAAGTTTAAGAACTCTACAAAGATTCCTGATCCGCACGATACCTGGTGGAAAGAAGACAGATTACATAGGATCGATGTTACACTTTACTAATATGTCATCTAGTGAAAAGTATAGTCAGTCATACAGCGGTCACATAGTCAGTCATACAGCGGTCACATAGACAATTACAGCAACCAAATGGCATAAAATGaataaacaaacattttttcaCAAAACAGTAAAGTCAAGCACCAAAGACCCAAGCGGGCTCAGCGGACGCAGATGCAAACCAGGCCTTACTCTGTATTTTATGACTTGGTGTACTGTAAAAACCTCCCCCACTGTCCTAGCATCCTCCTGAGCAGTGACACAAGCGGTAGAAGACTAGAGAAGGACTGTGTTCACTCTTAGGGGTCCCAGCAGAGGGACTGACCAGACAGTTATCACTGAGGAGAAGTTTTgcaatgttttttggggggaattGGCCTCACCAAGGAAAACATTTTCTTATAATGAAAGTCCACAAATGTGCGACATTAACCATCTACTTGCTTGTAGTGAAAAGATTTACAAAAGACAACACAACTAACAAGAAACATAGCTACGCTGGTTGCGAACGAATTGTTCAAGTGCTAAAGTAACAACTAATATGGCTGCAAAACAGACAAAAAAGCTGACACAGCTCACGACTGACACATGAAACTTACCCCGTAGTTTAGCTCGGCTGATTGACTCATTCTGTCCCGTGCCCTCGCTAAATGTCACCGCTGTGAACAAAACCGAAACAGAATGACAATGAGAACTCGTCTGCAAGAGAAGTAGATGCAATAACAACTGCAAAACATCAAGACACTGCATGTTATATCATTAGAGAATACCACAGAGAAGGTAAAGGGAAACTCCAAAAAACAGCGTTTCCAAGATTCCTAGGAGTGCCCCAAGGAAATCTTTCTCTTTGCCCTGAGACAATTATTTGCATTCATGCCATCCTGTGATGggcatgtccatttttttgatgAATATTGCAAAAAACACTGACTCTTTTTTGTTGGAATTTACCAGGACATGTACGATTTGCTGGGATTGTTTCTAAAATTTGTTAGAGTCACaacaaattcataacagttgatAAGTATGCATTTGTGGGTACTATACCATGTTATGGCTTTTACGCTTGCAAATCTGGACAGAATATCAGCAGCATACTAGTCCAGTGTGGACGTAgtcttaaaacaaaaaaaacaaaccccaaaaccTGTCTCTCCATGTGATCAGACATCGGAGATGGAAAGATGTATCCAGGGCTGGATTAAGGGTACCGTGTGTTCTAGGCTGTTCAGAATGACTCATGACTCTAGCGTGACCCATTCAGAAAGCGGGAGAGACCTGAAGAGGACAGGGACTCCTGCcacagcccagaagaggtgagtaatactTTTTGTTACATTTACTCACCATACCGGAGCTTCCActaattatagtctggggtcccccataatataataatggCAGTTCTGGTTCAGACGTGTTCAGTCTGAATGAGACTCCCGGGCGAATGTCGTGAGGTTTGCCCAGCAAATACTCACCTCCAGTAGACTCCTGTTTCCTGCAACAACAATCAACTGTACTGGCAGATGTCAATACAGTGGAATAAGAATTTGTATTATAATGGGGGCGAATGGACCCTGCGCTACAATCCATTTTGATGTTATTATGCTCGAACTCTGTATGATACTTGCTGCACCACCCAGCAAATAACtaactcttagggggcattcacactaccgccgttgtctgccccggggtttccgtcctaaactccGGGGAAAATGGATAGGggacagtcagctttaaaacccctttcattttaatgggtttttaaaagtaACCGCCGTTGTCCGCATGCAGCCCCTATAACTGCTGATGTCCGCATGCAGCCCCTATAACCGCTGATGTCCGCATGCAGCCCCTATAACTGCTGATGTCCGCATGCAGCCCCTATAACCGCTGATGTCCGCATGCAGCCCCTATAACCGCCGATGTCCGCATGCAGCCTCTATAACCGCTGATGTCCGCATGCAGCCCCTATAACCGCTGATGTCCGCATGCAGCCTCTATAACCGCATGCAGCCCCTATAACCACCGATGTCCGCATGCAGCCCCTATAACCGCCGATGTCCGCATGCAGCCCCTATAACCGCCGATGTCCGCATGCAGCCCCTATAACCGCCGATGTCCGCATGCAGCCCCTATAACCGCCGATGTCCGCATGCAGCCCCTATAACCGCCGATGTCCGCATGCAGCCCCTATAACCGCCGATGTCCGCATGCAGCCCCTATAACCGCCGATGTCCGCATGCAGCCCCTATAACCGCCGATGTCCGCATGCAGCCCCTATAACCGCCGATGTCCGCATGCAGCCCCTATAACCGCCGATGTCCGCATGCAGCCCCTATAACCGCCGATGTCCGCATGCAGCCCCTATAACCGCCGATGTCCGCATGCAGCCCCTATAACCGCCGATGTCCGCATGCAGCCCCTATAACCGCCGATGTCCGCATGCAGCCCCTATAACCGCCGATGTCCGCATGCAGCCCCTATAACCGACGATGTCCGCATGCAGCCCCTATAACCGCCGATGTCTGCATGCAGCCTCTATAACCGCCGATGTCTGCATGCAGCCTCTATAACCGCTGATGTCCGCATACAGCCTCTATAACCGCATGCAGCCCCTATAACCGCTGATGTCCGCATGCAGCCCCTATAACCGCTGATGTCCGCATGCAGCCCCTATAACCGCCGATGTCCGCATGCAGCCCCTATAACCGCTGATGTCCGCATGCAGCCCCTATAACCGCCGATGTCCGCATACAGCCTCTATAACCGCCGATGTTCGCATGCAGCCCCTATAACCGCCGATGTCCGCATGCAGCCCCTATAACCGCCGATGTCCGCATGCAGCCTCTATAACCACTGATGTCCGCATGCAGCCCCTATAACCGCCGATGTCCGCATGCAGCCCCTATAACCGCCGATGTCCGCATGCAGCCTCTATAACCGCCGATGTCCGCATGCAGCCTCTATAACCGCCGATGTCCGCATACAGCCCCTATAACCGCCGATGTCCGCATGCAGCCTCTATAACCGCTGATGTCTGCATGCAGCCTCTATAACCGCTGATGTCTGCATGCAGCCTCTATAACCGCTGATGTCTGCATGCAGCCCCTATAACCGCTGATGTCCGCATGCAGCCTCTATAACCGCCGGTGCGCGCATGCATCCCCTATAACCGCCGATGTTCGCATGCAGCCTCTATAACCGCCGGTGCGCGCATGCATCCCCTATAACCGCCGATGTTcgcatgcagcctctccgcctggaaaccgtttttagGACTTTAGgcctgtacaaaaaaaaacaaaaaaaaaaccccgcttTCCAGGcgcagaggctgcatacggagaTCAGCAGTTATAGAGGCTGCATGTGAGCGGTAACACACTGTAACCAATTAGATCACGTCTTTCATTTTCTAACCTGCCCTGATAAATGTTAGCTGGCTTCTCATTGGTTGCCGTGCTTCTCTGCGGCCCTCACCTTGCAGGAAGTTTTCCTCAGTCTGTGTGGTTGTCAGTCTGCCCTCGGTCAGGACATAGCCGCAGTCTGCACACACAAGCTGCTCCTGGGAGTAATGGGCGTCCTCCACAATCTCACAGGAGCCGCAGTCCGGGCACTTCTTACCACCCGACATCTTTGGGTGACGTGCCGGTCACCAAAATAAACACGTCCGTGAAGCTTTATATTTTCTGAGCAGCCGCTATTATGTCTTGTCTAGTCTGTGACTATTGGCGAATTGGcttcaaaaaaatggccgccgatcCTGATAACTGAAGACAACATTAGAATGATACGTAGCAGCATTCTAGCGTGACGTCATTTCCGGCTCAGCTCTTCTGCTGGGACCAGGTATTCGTTAAAATACTCTCTATAACGTGAAGAAGTGGGAAAGCATATGGGACATATCGGGAAGCTCGTAATATGGCGGGCACTGGGGAGGATCAATGTACACTTTCATTATAAAAACAATACGGTAAATACAGACTTTGACACTAGGTGGCGCTGTAGTGTCAGGTTTATGTATGACTGAAGATGTTCTATAGTTGTGAATGAAGTTAGAACAGGGGTAGAGAACGTACAGATCtccagctattgcaaaactacaactcccagcatgcatacttgcactgctgttctgggaactcccatggaagtgaatggagcatgctgggagttgtagtttcacagcagctggagaaccaaaggttccctacccctgagttaGAACCTGTGACCAGGGTTTGGGCCCCTAAACCAACACCATAATGGGAGCTGTTTCTCATACACTTTCTATATTAGTTTTGCATACTTCTCAAGATCTCTGCTTCTTGTCATACAGTTAGAACCTTTACTGTGATGGAGTGCAAAATAGACAAGCAGGTTGGCAACCCCGGATCATTCCGAAACAAGGGGTCATTATCAAATTCATCAGAAGTCTTCAGAGGAGCCCATATATTCTGTGCAGGTGCTCAGCAGACGGCAAGTACAGTCCTCCATGTGCAATAGAAATAATAAAGCAGCACTCGCCAATGTAGGTAAAAACTTATCctttattagggtccattcacacggagtaaacgcacgctcatgttgatacaatacacatgtaaagaatacacgtgcaaaaataagactcccattgacttcaatgacatttttttacacgttgtgttttttgacgcattttttacatgtgaaaaaatgtcattgaagtcaataggagtctacATCTATGGATGCGGAGTAGCTGGTATACTTCCCATAGCTGGCACATGAAGAAAACAAGAGATTCTGTAACCTAACCTTTTGTCATTCACCCAAAAGCAGGAGCAGCAAGGAACACTTCATAGGCTTACACCTATGGGTCTACACTGGGGATTCCGTCCCCTATtccacttgcaggacttttctctctgcatttttcaggcagaaaccccaCAGACCCCTGTGGAAATATATGTAACAAACcattactcacctttccctgtgcCTCTGTTTCAGTATCAGCTGCTCCATTGGTCTGTATACAACTCCCCTGCTGATGTCCTGCTGTGGCCAAccataggcctcagtggtgacctcttcacagcCCACATGTGACCTGTGAGACCTGTAATCGGCTGCAGCGGTGCCCTCACACAAACAGCCGGGGAATCTGTATACAATGGCACGGGAAGAGGTGAATAATGGTTTGTTATGTTTCTACCCCCAGTATGGACTGGACAATCTCTAAGTATTCATGGATGGAATTGTCTCCCGTTACCAATGGATGCCTGCTGTCAGCATCcactgtatatagagtatatggTAAATGTCGGGAAGAGGTTTTCTCACCAAATcaag includes the following:
- the BRF2 gene encoding transcription factor IIIB 50 kDa subunit, encoding MSGGKKCPDCGSCEIVEDAHYSQEQLVCADCGYVLTEGRLTTTQTEENFLQAVTFSEGTGQNESISRAKLRGIVRIRNLCRVLKLPDSFADSSVSYYERAFYLPMCHGARCEKKEAIMGCCVYITCRQHGWPITIATISALLYSKLELLSTAFTELVQDLKIDLPTLSLQDLAKSHCQSFKLFQDPSDVPEGYAEDLAKVLERTLQILELASETWLVTGRQPVPLVTAAAYLSWQSLKPLQRLSCNITRFCKLADTALPKPALLRLKEFKETLLKLSSQLPWLKMLTINKKTVVYHLGDILKHQNYLLRKAMEAMEASTTKSDEGKPCDAQQPAAPFLPPCVTKPKKRTYHNAFPNGHQEVTGDEEILDSEIEQYLRTPAEVACLQRIQAQLHTTQ